In the genome of uncultured Sphaerochaeta sp., the window GTAGCTTGCAAGAAGCTGGAGCAAAAAGTCCCCATCACTTCCAACCTTGCCCGCATGAAACACTTCTGCCCCAGCCTTCGCCAACGCAGCACTCTGGTTGGCTCCTTTGCCACCTGCACTCTTCGTCAGCGAGGTACTCTGCAGTGTCTCGCCACCCTTGACGATGTGATCGACGGTGAAAATCAGGTCGATGTTGACTGACCCGTAGTTGAGAAATCGCATGAAGCCTCCTACAAGAGGGGTGCTGCAATCTTGAGCAGCATCCCGATGATTCGTTTGTATAGTGGTCGCTTTTTCATAAACGCCATATCTATTTCCTTGCTGATATCCAAGGTGTGGCCGATATCCTCATACACCTGACGTATCACCGAAGAGCCGTAGAGCACCACACCGTTCTCAAAATGGAGATAGAAGGAACGGTAGTCCATGTTGATCGTCCCGATGATGGCGACCCTGTCATCACTGACAAACATCTTTGCATGCAGGAAACCCGGGGTGTACTCATAGATTCTCACCCCAGCCTCCAGAAGCGGACGATAGTTCTGCCGTGTTACGGCAAACACATACCATTTGTCCGGCATATGGGGGGTGATGATCCTCACATCCACCCCGCTCTGGGCCGCAATCTTCAGGGCGGTGAACATCTCGTTGTCCAAGACCAAATAGGGTGTCGTGATCCAGACATACTTCTTGGCCATGCTGATGATCTGGATGTAGGCATTCTCCGCCACGTTCTCATTATCCAGCGGATTGTCCGCAAACGGCTGGACGAACCCATCCGTATGGCAGGTGAGCGTCGGCCGGTAGAGGGCAAAGTTCTCGGCTTGGGAAGTGGAGAAAGCCCACAGCTGGAGGAACATCTGCGAAAGGCTCCACACCGCATCACCCTTGAGTTTGACGGCAGTATCCTTCCAGTGGCCGAATTTGATCAGCCGGTTCACGTACTCATCAGCGATGTTCATCCCCCCCGTGTATCCGATATTCCCGTCAATGACCACCACCTTGCGGTGGTCCCGGCTGTTCAGCCTGCTGTTCAGATGGGCCCTAAGGGGGTTGAAAGGCACCACATCCAAGCCCAGGGAGCGAAGACGACGGTCAAAATGGGTGGGAAGTTCGAGGATGGATCCCACATCGTCGTAAAGCAGACGAACCTGAACACCCATCTTCCGTTTCTCCAACAACACCTCGAGCAGGGCATCCCACAGTTCGCCTTCGCTGACAATGAAGAATTCCATGAATATGAAGGACTTTGCCTTCTTCAATTCTGAAAGCACATCCAGAGCCCAGCTCTCTCCGCTGGGGAAATACTCCACTTCCGTATTGCCCCACACCGGGTAGCCGCTGATGTTTGCGATGTACTGTGCCTGCCTTGCCAAAGTCCTTGAATAGGAGGAGAGCGCCTGCATGGGAAGCAAATCGCTGTACATCCCCCCTTCCACGCCCTTCTTGTAGAAGATGTTCAGTTGCTCCAGGCGCTTGCGCAGTCTGGCATTGAGCTTTCTGTTTCCGAACAGCAGGTAGAGAAATCCCCCATAGACGGGAAAGACCATGAAGATCAGCATCCATCCTATCTTGTAGGCTGGATTGAGGCTGCGTACGACAACCACCAACGTCATGAGGAGGGAGAGGGCCGAGAAGAGTTGGATCCAGAGGGTGTCATTCTGGGCAAAAGAGAAGATGTAGACAAAGAAGGCGATCTGCAGGGCGACGAGCACCAGGGAGATGAACAGCCGTCCAGTCAGGAATTTCAGAAGTTTTCGCAACATGACCACCTCCCCATGCGTGAAGAGTATACCATCAGAGGAACATCCAGGCAAAGAAAGGATCAGATTTGGGAGAATTCACACCCACAATAGTGCTGACGGTAGATTCCCAACTGCTTGGAAAGGGCCACGCTCTTTTCGAACCCACCCTTTTTCTTGAAGTCAAGCATCTCAAAGCCAGGAAACGCCTCCCCAACCCGGAAGATGACCTTGCTGTTCTTGAACCGACTGACTGTCAGGGTGGTGGTGAAATGGGTGAAGCCCAGTTCCTGTGCCTTCTCGCTTGCTTCTCTTAGGTTGTAGGCAAAACAGAGCTCACAACGACTGCCCCCCTCACGTTCGGTCTCATGCCCCTTGATGGCATCGAGCCAACTCTGGTGGTCATAGTGCTCCCGGATAACCTGCAGGTTGTACACCCTGGCAACCTCCAAGAGCGCCTCATAGCGCTTGTCAGCTTCCTCTTGGGGAACTATGTTGGAGTTGGAGAAGTAGAGAACAGGGTTCCACCCCTCCTCTTGCATACGCTCAATACTGGCTGTACTGCAGGGTCCGCAACAAGCATGGACCAGGATATCGTGCTCTTCCATGGCCTTACGATACACACAAACTGACCGCTCTTGCAACCACCAGCCATTCCTTGTAGAGTACAAGGGATGCAGCGAGGTGTACTGGTATGAAACGCAATAAGAATCTTGGACTTTGGCTGACCCTTCTGATTGTGGTCATCATCTTCACCCTTCCGATCCCTACCTACAGCAAGTATCTTCTGGTCGCTCTGCTGCTCGGCGGACTGCTCTACTGGAAACGGGCCCTGATCCTCTATATCCGGGCAAACCGGAAGATCACCAGTGCAAACACCAAGGATTGGGACAAGGCTTGGCCACTCTACCGCAAAGCCATGCGCTCAGGATTGCTCCCCACCTTCCGGGTGACTGCAGCAAGCATGTTCCTCCAGCGTGGTGATGAGCAGGAAGGCAGGCAGATCATCGAGGAGTATCTCGCCTCTTCCAAAGGCCGTGATGAGACCCTGGACAAGGTGGCAAAAACCATGGTCAGCATGGCATACTGGATGGAAGGCGATCTGGACAAGGCAATCAGAACCGTGGATGAAGTCTACCAGAGCGGCTACCGCGACAAGAATCTTTTCATCAACTATACCACCTATGTCCTCGAAAAAGGCGACCTCGCCAAAGCTGAGGAGCTTATGCAGGAGAGTGGGAATCTGGAAAACACCAGTCCCGGCATCCGCGACAACCGCGGATGGATTCATCTGATCAAGGGTGAATGGCAGGAAGCCGGGGATCTCTATCGCGAGCTG includes:
- a CDS encoding epoxyqueuosine reductase QueH, which produces MEEHDILVHACCGPCSTASIERMQEEGWNPVLYFSNSNIVPQEEADKRYEALLEVARVYNLQVIREHYDHQSWLDAIKGHETEREGGSRCELCFAYNLREASEKAQELGFTHFTTTLTVSRFKNSKVIFRVGEAFPGFEMLDFKKKGGFEKSVALSKQLGIYRQHYCGCEFSQI
- the cls gene encoding cardiolipin synthase, whose amino-acid sequence is MLRKLLKFLTGRLFISLVLVALQIAFFVYIFSFAQNDTLWIQLFSALSLLMTLVVVVRSLNPAYKIGWMLIFMVFPVYGGFLYLLFGNRKLNARLRKRLEQLNIFYKKGVEGGMYSDLLPMQALSSYSRTLARQAQYIANISGYPVWGNTEVEYFPSGESWALDVLSELKKAKSFIFMEFFIVSEGELWDALLEVLLEKRKMGVQVRLLYDDVGSILELPTHFDRRLRSLGLDVVPFNPLRAHLNSRLNSRDHRKVVVIDGNIGYTGGMNIADEYVNRLIKFGHWKDTAVKLKGDAVWSLSQMFLQLWAFSTSQAENFALYRPTLTCHTDGFVQPFADNPLDNENVAENAYIQIISMAKKYVWITTPYLVLDNEMFTALKIAAQSGVDVRIITPHMPDKWYVFAVTRQNYRPLLEAGVRIYEYTPGFLHAKMFVSDDRVAIIGTINMDYRSFYLHFENGVVLYGSSVIRQVYEDIGHTLDISKEIDMAFMKKRPLYKRIIGMLLKIAAPLL
- a CDS encoding pilus assembly protein PilF, which gives rise to MKRNKNLGLWLTLLIVVIIFTLPIPTYSKYLLVALLLGGLLYWKRALILYIRANRKITSANTKDWDKAWPLYRKAMRSGLLPTFRVTAASMFLQRGDEQEGRQIIEEYLASSKGRDETLDKVAKTMVSMAYWMEGDLDKAIRTVDEVYQSGYRDKNLFINYTTYVLEKGDLAKAEELMQESGNLENTSPGIRDNRGWIHLIKGEWQEAGDLYRELVERKPRFPEPYVHYAQVKLHYGLVGEAMDLLELALGARYSNTSGMKKETIEKLLSLLKDPETRRKTALEIDKDCKAVASGKLPASLPGAFDREEALALDGFASLPKKQEKQVRKQQESDRLPNTELTEEDLEYLRTHGLEEN